From one Dermacentor silvarum isolate Dsil-2018 chromosome 3, BIME_Dsil_1.4, whole genome shotgun sequence genomic stretch:
- the LOC119445062 gene encoding retinal-specific phospholipid-transporting ATPase ABCA4: MGVVREKTWEALFWSSKVLALVWRNVWIRRLRRQLTATVLELALAAFALAHLPPGSKAGGTSVEAYHEREQRPPEQLDAHHFPEKLVLDVPNHVLDVFVEMVKLKGRFSSKRHRQIRLFINGHEVDEPMDDFGNIPKHKMRRILVTQVNNERALLETCAETDFRGICALVRTFSGGSAKSVNYTCYVNGHLSPPVLRTRRAGYALRTAPIEGEITECQTLIESLLLGKHISITSPSVHPVSQVFPVPRYPKPPPMNDVVASMCFLITYMMPFSRSVWTVVEENNSGMASMLRSMGTSDLVYWLAHFVSIFVHVSFYSVMAAFFMVYNTYRLSGGVLSYEDYEHTRDYTPYLSDSLMRRDVLIALFTMFGVQTSLHAMLLSCINTRPLMATVLAACYWTAMFAMSRPWSTLEDYLFDDRYPKYLSAMFPVNMLYVSFFHIRWTMYFGFVADWKILSRKGFNVDNLPLGVCWLATILSCVLMVALIWYLTHVLPSVCDHPLALGFVFTKSYWFPNTNKVLEVPATPEQQPSALEELPESVNVVVEADNLTKVRR; encoded by the exons TCGGGAGAAGACGTGGGAGGCGCTCTTCTGGTCGAGCAAGGTGTTGGCGCTCGTGTGGCGCAACGTGTGGATACGGCGGCTGCGCCGGCAGCTGACGGCCACGGTGCTCGAGCTGGCGCTGGCCGCATTCGCCCTGGCCCACTTACCGCCCGGCAGCAAGGCCGGCGGCACCAGCGTGGAAGCGTACCACGAACGCGAGCAACGGCCACCCGAGCAGCTCGACGCGCACCACTTCCCCGAAAAGCTCGTGCTCGACGTGCCCAACCATGTGCTCGACGTGTTCGTCGAGATGGTCAAGCTCAAAGGAC GTTTCTCGAGCAAGCGGCACCGGCAAATACGCCTGTTCATAAACGGCCATGAAGTGGACGAACCCATGGATGACTTCGGGAATATACCTAAACACAAAATGCGGAGGATTCTGGTAACACA GGTGAATAACGAGCGGGCGCTGCTGGAGACTTGCGCGGAGACAGATTTCAGGGGCATCTGCGCTCTCGTGCGCACTTTCAGCGGAGGCTCTGCCAAGAGCGTCAACTACACCTGCTACGTGAACGGACATCTGTCGCCACCAGTGCTGCGGACCCGGAGGGCCGGCTACGCGCTGCGAACGGCGCCTATCGAAG GAGAGATCACGGAATGCCAAACGTTAATAGAATCGCTCTTGCTTGGAAAACACATCTCGATCACGTCGCCGTCTGTCCAC CCTGTGTCCCAGGTATTTCCCGTGCCCCGCTACCCGAAGCCGCCTCCCATGAATGACGTGGTCGCCAGCATGTGCTTCCTCATCACCTACATGATGCCATTCAGCCGCTCGGTGTGGACCGTCGTCGAAGAGAACAACTCGGGCATGGCG tcgatgcttcgctcCATGGGCACGAGCGACCTGGTGTACTGGCTGGCCCACTTCGTCTCCATCTTCGTGCACGTGTCGTTCTACTCGGTGATGGCGGCGTTCTTCATGGTCTACAACACGTACCGCTTGTCGGGGGGCGTCCTCAGCTACGAGGACTACGAGCACACCCGAGACTACACGCCCTACCTGAGCGACAGCCTTATGCGCCGAGACGTGCTGATCGCTCTGTTCACGATGTTCGGCGTCCAGACGTCGCTGCACGCCATGCTGCTCTCGTGCATCAACACCAGGC CGCTGATGGCGACGGTGCTGGCCGCTTGCTACTGGACGGCGATGTTCGCCATGAGCCGGCCCTGGTCGACGCTGGAGGACTATCTGTTCGACGACCGCTACCCCAAATACCTGTCGGCCATGTTCCCCGTCAACATGCTCTACGTCAGCTTCTTCCACATACGCTGGACCATGTACTTCGGCT TCGTGGCCGACTGGAAAATACTGTCGCGGAAGGGATTCAACGTGGACAACCTGCCTCTCGGCGTCTGCTGGCTTGCCACAATCCTGAGTTGCGTCCTCATGGTGGCCCTCATCTGGTACCTGACGCACGTGCTGCCTTCCGTATGCGACCACCCGCTGGCCCTTGGATTCGTGTTCACG AAGAGCTACTGGTTCCCCAACACGAACAAGGTGCTGGAAGTGCCGGCGACGCCCGAGCAGCAGCCGAGTGCTCTCGAAGAGCTTCCCGAGAGCGTAAACGTCGTCGTGGAAGCCGACAACCTCACCAAGGTGCGTCGTTGA